One Trachemys scripta elegans isolate TJP31775 chromosome 4, CAS_Tse_1.0, whole genome shotgun sequence genomic region harbors:
- the RIOX1 gene encoding ribosomal oxygenase 1: MESGARVSALWVYRSAAGPGLSVSLRSRRIKKRPKQSKRGVFGDCPAPAGPGKGEQPGAPHPGRGAAAGPGKGEQSGAPHSGRGAAGGKLGRSRKGKQRDGYLDPMQSQTSGLQEIPRPQLAGVGAGRGANCPGPQEPITGPSLHGLLQELGRIQHSRQRAAKLFEWLIAPISPQQFFEQSWENKPLLIRRHNLAYYQGLFSTATFDAILRDNDVQFGVNLDVTSYVDGTRETHNPVGRALPAVVWDFYRNGCSLRMLNPQAFSATVWHFLSILQEQFGSMAGANTYLTPAGTQGFAPHYDDIEAFVIQLEGKKHWRVYGPRDDTEVLPQFSSCNFAQEEIGEPILETILEAGDLLYFPRGFIHQGDCLPDAHSLHITLSSYQRNSWGDLLEKLLPAALQMAIEEDVEYRQGLPIDYLEYMGVLNSDVVDSRRGAFIERVQNLIKKLVDYAPIDAAVDQKAKLFLHDCLPPMLTEHERALSIHGLPARWEDGDVRDADIPINKGTQVRLLRHGIIRLCNEGNGVLLYYTTENSRVYHKEEPKYLEIDTEFTDGIEFLLSSYPKYVCVETLPCDTLDDKISLATFLFEKGLLITKKPLVPM, from the coding sequence ATGGAGTCTGGCGCACGTGTCTCCGCGCTCTGGGTCTATCGCTCCGCGGCGGGTCCTGGGCTCTCGGTCTCCCTGCGAAGCAGGCGCATAAAGAAGCGGCCCAAGCAGAGCAAGAGGGGGGTGTTCGGGGACTGTCCTGCTCCAGCGGGGCCCGGGAAGGGggagcagcccggagccccccaccccggccGGGGCGCAGCAGCAGGGCCCGGGAAAGGGGAGCAGTCCGGAGCCCCCCACTCCGGCCGGGGCGCAGCAGGAGGGAAGCTGGGAAGGAGCCggaaggggaagcagagagacgGGTACTTGGACCCCATGCAAAGCCAAACTTCGGGGCTGCAGGAAATCCCCAGGCCGCAGTTGGCAGGggtgggagcaggaaggggggcCAACTGCCCGGGGCCCCAGGAGCCCATCACTGGCCCCTCTCTGCATGGCcttctccaggagctgggtcGGATCCAGCACAGCAGGCAGCGGGCAGCCAAGCTGTTTGAGTGGCTGATTGCGCCCATCTCTCCACAGCAGTTCtttgagcagagctgggaaaataaACCCCTCCTCATTCGGAGACACAACCTAGCATACTACCAGGGACTCTTCTCCACGGCCACCTTCGATGCAATCCTGCGGGACAATGATGTCCAGTTTGGGGTAAACTTGGATGTAACAAGCTATGTGGATGGGACGAGGGAAACCCACAATCCTGTTGGCAGGGCGCTGCCTGCTGTCGTATGGGATTTCTACAGGAATGGCTGTTCCCTGCGGATGCTGAACCCTCAGGCCTTCTCTGCCACTGTTTGGCACTTCCTCTCCATCCTACAGGAGCAGTTTGGGAGCATGGCTGGAGCAAACACATATCTGACACCCGCGGGCACACAGGGCTTTGCTCCACACTACGATGACATTGAAGCTTTTGTGATCCAGCTTGAAGGGAAAAAGCACTGGCGGGTTTATGGTCCTAGGGATGATACAGAGGTGTTGCCCCAGTTCTCGAGCTGTAACTTTGCTCAGGAGGAGATTGGAGAGCCCATTCTGGAGACAATACTCGAAGCTGGGGACCTGCTTTATTTCCCCCGTGGATTTATCCATCAGGGGGACTGTCTTCCTGATGCACACTCACTCCACATAACTCTTTCTTCATACCAGAGGAACTCCTGGGGAGATCTGCTGGAGAAACTCCTACCAGCGGCCTTGCAGATGGCCATAGAGGAGGATGTAGAGTACAGGCAAGGGCTCCCTATAGATTACTTAGAATATATGGGGGTCCTGAACTCAGATGTGGTTGATTCTCGCCGAGGTGCCTTTATAGAGAGAGTACAGAATTTGATAAAGAAACTGGTGGACTATGCACCAATTGATGCTGCAGTGGATCAGAAAGCTAAGTTGTTTCTTCACGACTGCCTCCCTCCCATGCTAACTGAACATGAAAGGGCACTGAGTATACATGGTCTTCCAGCCAGGTGGGAAGATGGAGATGTTCGTGATGCTGATATACCGATAAACAAAGGGACTCAGGTACGGCTGCTCCGTCACGGCATCATTAGGTTGTGTAATGAAGGAAATGGTGTGCTGCTGTATTACACAACAGAAAACTCAAGAGTGTACCACAAGGAGGAGCCCAAGTACTTGGAGATAGATACTGAGTTTACAGATGGTATTGAATTTCTGCTTTCTTCATATCCAAAGTATGTCTGTGTGGAGACCCTTCCGTGTGATACCTTGGATGATAAGATCTCCTTAGCTACCTTCTTGTTTGAAAAGGGCCTGCTGATTACCAAGAAACCTCTGGTGCCTATGTAA